A single genomic interval of Carassius auratus strain Wakin unplaced genomic scaffold, ASM336829v1 scaf_tig00027245, whole genome shotgun sequence harbors:
- the LOC113079168 gene encoding snurportin-1-like, with the protein MEALTQALSSSFSVSREPNSTSAPHPRLAQYKSKYSILEQSERRRRFLELQKEKRLNYVNHARRLADGDWTGADSEDEEDEEKKNPRQLENSADEEGMEIEQRKKLPKHYANQLMLSEWLVDVPADLGSDWLMVVCPVGKRSLVVASKGSTSSYTKSGYCVNRFPSLIPGGNRHNSAAGKDYTILDCIYSDVDRTYYILDVMCWRGHPVYDCSTEFRFYWLQSKVEEVEGLSEISRINPFRFVSLNSISCLTESIQTALAHEYNFTVDGLLFYHKETHYTPGSTPLVGWLRPYMVADILGIEVPQCPLTSKPDYASHQLQQILEHKKTSTEVRPADQNGRYELEHLSTPEAQLENSHSAQKEIMEA; encoded by the exons ATGGAGGCTCTGACCCAGGCTCTCTCCTCCAGCTTCTCTGTATCCAGAGAACCAAACAGCACTTCTGCTCCCCATCCACGCCTGGCCCAGTACAAGAGCAAATACAGCATCCTGGAGCAGAGTGAACGCCGCAGGAGGTTCCTGGAGCTGCAGAAAGA AAAGAGGCTAAACTACGTGAATCACGCCCGTCGGCTGGCTGATGGAGACTGGACGGGAGCTGACAGCGAGGATGAGGAAGACGAAGAGAAGAAGAATCCGAGGCAGCTGGAGAACAGCGCTGATGAAGAAGGGATGGAGATCGAGCAGAGGAAAAAGCTACCGAAGCATTATGCTAACCAG CTGATGCTGTCAGAATGGTTAGTGGATGTCCCTGCAGATCtgggctctgattggctgatggtgGTTTGTCCAGTTGGGAAGCGTTCCCTCGTTGTTGCCTCCAAG GGATCCACGTCATCTTACACCAAGAGTGGCTACTGTGTCAATCGATTCCCTTCTCTTATCCCTGGTGGCAACAGACACAACTCTGCAGCAGGAAAAG ATTACACCATCCTGGACTGCATCTACAGTGATGTGGACAGAACATACTACATCCTGGATGTCATGTGCTGGAGGGGACATCCTGTGTATGACTGCTCA ACAGAGTTCCGTTTCTACTGGTTGCAGTCTAAAGTGGAAGAGGTCGAAGGTCTTTCTGAAATATCCAGGATTAATCCT TTCCGGTTTGTGAGTCTGAACAGCATCAGCTGTTTGACAGAGTCCATCCAGACTGCTCTTGCACATGAGTACAACTTTACA GTGGACGGGCTTCTTTTCTACCACAAGGAGACCCACTACACCCCTGGCAGCACGCCGTTGGTCGGCTGGCTCAGACCCTATATGGTGGCAGATATCTTGGGCATCGAGGTGCCACAGTGTCCCCTCACCAGCAAGCCTGATTATGCCAGCCATCAGCTTCAGCAGATCCTGGAGCACAAGAAAACCTCTACAGAAGTTCGTCCGGCTGACCAAAACGGCCGATATGAACTGGAACATCTGTCCACGCCAGAGGCACAGCTGGAGAACTCTCACAGCGCTCAGAAAGAGATCATGGAGGCCTGA